A single window of Bos javanicus breed banteng chromosome 19, ARS-OSU_banteng_1.0, whole genome shotgun sequence DNA harbors:
- the EIF1 gene encoding eukaryotic translation initiation factor 1 — MSAIQNLHSFDPFADASKGDDLLPAGTEDYIHIRIQQRNGRKTLTTVQGIADDYDKKKLVKAFKKKFACNGTVIEHPEYGEVIQLQGDQRKNICQFLVEIGLAKDDQLKVHGF, encoded by the exons ATGTCCGCTATCCAGAACCTCCACTCTTTCG ACCCCTTTGCTGATGCAAGTAAGGGTGATGATCTGCTTCCTGCTGGCACTGAGGATTATATCCATATAAGAATTCAACAGAGAAACGGCAGGAAGACCCTTACTACTGTCCAAGGGATCGCTGATGATTACGATAAAAAGAAACTAGTGAAGGCGTTTAAGAAG aaatttgcctgcaatggtACTGTAATTGAGCATCCAGAATATGGAGAAGTAATTCAGCTACAGGGTGACCAGCGCAAGAACATATGCCAGTTCCTGGTAGAG atTGGACTGGCTAAGGACGACCAGCTGAAGGTTCATGGGTTTTAA